The following are encoded in a window of Mycobacteriales bacterium genomic DNA:
- a CDS encoding amidohydrolase yields IRTLAATYKKMPQEFAEHPVDAVHRCVYINPFWEDDVRELAKSVPLEHIVYGSDFPHPEGLADPLSYVDHLDGFSPSEVASIMGGTLSTLMKVS; encoded by the coding sequence TGATTCGCACGCTTGCGGCGACGTACAAGAAGATGCCGCAGGAGTTCGCCGAGCACCCGGTCGATGCCGTTCACCGGTGCGTGTACATCAACCCGTTCTGGGAGGACGACGTCCGTGAGCTGGCGAAATCCGTCCCCCTCGAGCACATCGTCTACGGCTCGGACTTCCCCCATCCCGAAGGGCTCGCCGACCCGCTGAGCTACGTCGACCATCTCGACGGATTCTCGCCGTCCGAGGTCGCCTCGATCATGGGCGGCACGCTGTCGACGTTGATGAAGGTGTCCTAG